The sequence GGAGCTACTGGACTTATTTCACCTATACCAACACGGCGAAATCAACCGCCGTGAGTTTCTCGATGGCGCCAAGAAGTTTGCCGTCGGTGGCATCACCGTGACCGCGTTGTGGGAAAGCCTGAAGCCCAACTACGCCTGGGCCGAGCAGGTGCCGGAGAGCGATGCGCGCATTAAGGTAGAAAACCTTGTTGTGCCCTCACCGCAGGGCAACGGCAGCATCAACGCCTATCTGGTTCGCCCCGCAAGCGCCACCGGCAAGCTGCCTGGCGTGATGGTGATTCATGAGAACCGTGGCCTGAACCCCTACGTAAAGGATGTCGCCCGCCGCCTCGCCACCGAGGGCTACATGGCGCTCGCGCCGGACGGAACTTCGTCCGTCGGCGGCTGGCCCGGCAATGATGAGGAGGGAGCCACGGTATTCCAGAAAGTGGATCGCGAGAAAATGACCAATGACTTCGAAGCTGCTATTCGCTGGCTGAAGGCGCGCGCGGACTGCACAGGCAAAGTGGGCGCCGTCGGTTTCTGCTTTGGCGGAGGCATCGTCAACATGATGGCCGTGCGGCTCGGCGCGGACATGGCTGCGGGAGTCCCGTTCTATGGCGGCCAACCCTCCGCTGCGGACGCCGCCAAGATCAAGGCTCCGCTAGTGCTCAATTACGGTGATGCCACTCTGGATAAGCGGATCGCGGATGGCTGGCCCGCCTATGAAACCGCACTGAAGGCCGCGAACGTAACCTACTCGGCATACTTCTATGACAAGGCCAATCACGGCTTCCACAATGACACCACTCCGCGCTACGATGCGGCCGCCGCGAAGCTGGCCTGGGAACGCACGCTCGCGCACTTCAGCAAGTATCTGAAAGGCTGACGCGGGTTTAATCAGAAACTCTCTGCGATGCCCTATTAATGCGGTCCTCGGCGCATGTCGAAGTTGGCATGGGCCGGGGGCCGCATCGCTGTTTCAGGTTAGGCAACACCCGCCGCGCGACATTCTGTCCGCGACGTTCTGCGCCGGGACTATAATACGAATCAGGCAGCCACCATGCGGCGACGGCACGCCAGCCGCACATCCTCCCCCCAGAGGCGCCGGGAGGAGTCTTTATGAATCTGCAATACATTCACGAGTTGTATGCTTATGATTGCTGGGCCAACGCCCGCTTGCTGGATGCAGTGGGCAAGCTGCAGCAAGGGGAGTTCCTGCGGGAAATGGGCAGCAGTTTCCCGTCGGTGCGCGATACCTTGGTTCACCTTGTTTCAGCTGAGTGGGTCTGGCTGCAACGGTGGAAGGGCACCTCACTCCAGCGTCACTTCGATACTGCTACATTCCCTACTCCTGATTCGATAAGATGCTGGCTCACAAAGGTGGAGAGTGAGCAGAGTAAGTTTATTAACTCACTCACTCAGGATGAGTTACTATCACCTCACTCTTATAGTAACTTCGAGGGCAAGTCATTTGCCGAGCCACTCTGGCAGCAATTGACTCATCGAGTGAATCACTCGACTTATCACCGAGGACAAGTGACTACCATGCTCCGGCAATTGGGGGCCACCGCGGTGGCGCTGGATATGATCGCGTATTTCCGTCAGAATCCGCTGCTCCCGGCTGCCTAAAACAGCGTTGACAGATTGGCGGAAGATGCGGTTCTGACCAAAGTGCACACTTTTGCAGAATTGCCCAAATCCTTCATTCCGCGTTCGCTTTAGATTTGCTCTATGGGCGTGCCCGGTCCAGGCTGCCCCAAGCGGATCGTTCCATCATGACCCCGCCAAATGACCGCGGTGTCTGCGGTATAATCAAAATTTCCAAAGGAATATCGGCAACCATTTTGCCGCGGCGGCATCCGCGCCCGGCCTGGGTCCAAATTTTAAGGAGAATTCTCTTGACTGTACGCACGCGCGTTGCGCCCTCGCCCACTGGTGATCCTCACGTCGGCACCGCCTACATGGCGCTGTTCAATTATTGTTTCGCCAAGAAGATGGGCGGGCAATTTCTGCTGCGCATTGAGGACACCGATCAGGCGCGCTCCACCGACCGCTCGCTGCAGGCCATTCTCGATTCACTGCGCTGGCTGGGCCTGAATTGGGACGAGGGTCCCGATGTCGGCGGCCCGCATGCGCCCTATCGCCAGAGCGAGCGCGGCGCGATCTACGCGAAGCATGCCGCAGAGTTGCTGGAGTCGGGCCACGCCTTCCGCTGCTACTGCACGCAGGAGCGGCTGGCCGAGTTGCGCCAGAGCCAGCAGCGCGCCCGCGTTACGCCCGGCTACGACGGCCACTGCCTGCGGCTCTCTCCGAGCGAGCGTGAGCAGTTGATGAGCGCGAACACGCCGTACGTCATCCGCATGAAGATTCCCGAGCAGGGCACTTGCGTGGTCAATGACATGCTGCGCGGCAAAGTCGAGTTCGACTATAAGACCGTGGACATGCAGATTCTGGTCAAGGCCGACGGCATGCCGACG is a genomic window of Acidobacteriota bacterium containing:
- a CDS encoding dienelactone hydrolase family protein produces the protein MDRKTAKEFPQELLDLFHLYQHGEINRREFLDGAKKFAVGGITVTALWESLKPNYAWAEQVPESDARIKVENLVVPSPQGNGSINAYLVRPASATGKLPGVMVIHENRGLNPYVKDVARRLATEGYMALAPDGTSSVGGWPGNDEEGATVFQKVDREKMTNDFEAAIRWLKARADCTGKVGAVGFCFGGGIVNMMAVRLGADMAAGVPFYGGQPSAADAAKIKAPLVLNYGDATLDKRIADGWPAYETALKAANVTYSAYFYDKANHGFHNDTTPRYDAAAAKLAWERTLAHFSKYLKG
- a CDS encoding damage-inducible protein DinB, coding for MNLQYIHELYAYDCWANARLLDAVGKLQQGEFLREMGSSFPSVRDTLVHLVSAEWVWLQRWKGTSLQRHFDTATFPTPDSIRCWLTKVESEQSKFINSLTQDELLSPHSYSNFEGKSFAEPLWQQLTHRVNHSTYHRGQVTTMLRQLGATAVALDMIAYFRQNPLLPAA